A window of Suncus etruscus isolate mSunEtr1 chromosome 4, mSunEtr1.pri.cur, whole genome shotgun sequence contains these coding sequences:
- the GDF3 gene encoding growth/differentiation factor 3, with translation MERLLLRLAFLLSVACSPAVQGQEPVFLQLLGLDRVPAPTQLQPVPWVLKKIWQEQTAAAATGASQDTCYIKKLGVRGNVLRVLPDQGFFHYSKNLSQANSCLQKLLYFNLSSVKERGQLTMAQLGLNLGPNTYYNLGPELELGLSLVQETPKRAPFSAKTLVWKSVPRPQGELYFNLLGVAKHWTRTPLRNAGLFLHILIKEDENLGMKLQMEDTCGRLKRSLQAYLLMVSLNPEQCPPISRKRRAAVPVPQAPCKNLCHRHQLFINFRDLGWHKWIIAPKGFMANYCHGDCPFSLTTSLNSSNYAFMQALMHVMDPEIPQALCIPTKLSPISMLYQDNDDNVILRHYENMVVDECGCG, from the exons ATGGAGCGGCTGCTCCTGCGTCTGGCTTTCCTGCTCTCAGTGGCCTGCAGCCCGGCCGTGCAAGGCCAGGAGCCCGTCTTCCTTCAGCTTCTGGGCCTAGATCGCGTCCCTGCACCCACCCAGTTGCAACCTGTGCCTTGGGTCTTGAAGAAAATTTGGCAGGAGCAAACGGCGGCCGCGGCTACGGGGGCGTCCCAGGACACGTGCTACATCAAGAAGCTGGGGGTCCGCGGGAACGTGCTCCGAGTCCTCCCGGATCAAG gtTTTTTTCATTACTCCAAGAACCTTTCCCAAGCCAACTCCTGCCTGCAGAAACTTCTCTACTTTAACTTGTCCTCTGTTAAAGAGAGGGGCCAACTCACCATGGCCCAGCTGGGCCTAAATTTGGGCCCCAACACTTACTACAATCTGGGCCCGGAGCTTGAATTGGGCCTGTCCCTGGTCCAGGAGACTCCTAAGAGGGCCCCGTTCTCTGCTAAAACCTTAGTTTGGAAGTCAGTGCCCAGGCCCCAAGGTGAGCTTTACTTCAACCTGCTAGGGGTAGCCAAACACTGGACTCGCACCCCGCTCAGGAATGCTGGCTTGTTCCTCCACATACTGATCAAAGAAGATGAGAACTTGGGGATGAAGCTTCAAATGGAGGACACTTGTGGGAGGTTAAAGCGCTCCCTGCAGGCTTATCTGCTCATGGTAAGCCTCAACCCAGAGCAGTGCCCCCCAATTTCCAGAAAAAGGCGGGCGGCTGTTCCTGTCCCCCAGGCTCCTTGCAAGAATCTCTGCCACCGCCATCAGCTGTTCATCAACTTCCGGGATCTGGGTTGGCACAAGTGGATCATTGCCCCCAAGGGGTTCATGGCCAACTACTGCCACGGGGACTGTCCTTTTTCCCTGACCACTTCGCTCAACAGTTCTAATTATGCTTTCATGCAAGCACTGATGCACGTGATGGACCCCGAGATCCCGCAGGCCCTCTGCATCCCCACCAAGCTCTCCCCAATCTCCATGCTCTACCAGGACAATGATGATAATGTCATCCTCCGTCATTATGAAAACATGGTCGTGGATGAGTGTGGCTGTGGGTAG